Proteins from a single region of Artemia franciscana chromosome 20, ASM3288406v1, whole genome shotgun sequence:
- the LOC136039747 gene encoding ATP synthase subunit C lysine N-methyltransferase-like isoform X1, which yields MDMIVQILLKNTMAQTECTSCNDLRNQLGLKEEDINSIQKINSRGLILAACFGGAALGISFVCIPFVLPGFRKYCLPYVPASNEQVTNVLKGLKFCDRSKRLLDIGSGDGRIVIAAAREGFNSDGIELNTVLVYYSRYSALKNGLKARFFKRDLWKFDCSPYGNIVIFGVEQMMAPLEEKFTRELVRGTKIIACRFPLPNLTPIHTIGSGIDAVWLYEV from the exons ATGGATATGATTGTTCAGATTTTGTTGAAAaac acaaTGGCTCAGACAGAATGCACTAGCTGCAATGATCTTCGAAATCAGCTTGGTTTGAAAGAGGAAGATATcaattcaatacaaaaaattaatagtagAGGCTTAATTCTGGCGGCCTGTTTTG GAGGAGCAGCTTTGGGGATTAGCTTTGTGTGCATACCATTTGTTCTTCCTGGATTTAGGAAATATTGTCTTCCATATGTTCCTGCAAGTAATgaacaa GTCACGAATGTGTTGAAAGGACTGAAGTTTTGTGACAGATCGAAAAGGCTTTTAGACATCGGGAGTGGTGACGGAAGGATA GTTATAGCTGCTGCCAGAGAAGGTTTCAACTCAGATGGAATCGAATTGAACACTGTCTTAGTTTATTATTCACGTTATTCTGCATTGAAGAATGGCTTGAAAGCCCGATTTTTCAAGAGAGATTTGTGGAAATTTGACTGCAGTCCTTATGGAAATATAGTCATTTTTGGGGTCGAACAAATG ATGGCTCCACTAGAAGAGAAGTTTACTAGAGAGCTCGTGAGGGgaacaaaaataattgcatGTCGCTTTCCACTTCCTAACCTCACCCCAATCCATACTATTGGTAGTGGAATTGATGCTGTGTGGTTGTATGAAG
- the LOC136039747 gene encoding ATP synthase subunit C lysine N-methyltransferase-like isoform X5, translated as MDMIVQILLKNTMAQTECTSCNDLRNQLGLKEEDINSIQKINSRGLILAACFGGAALGISFVCIPFVLPGFRKYCLPYVPASNEQVTNVLKGLKFCDRSKRLLDIGSGDGRIVIAAAREGFNSDGIELNTVLVYYSRYSALKNGLKARFFKRDLWKFDCSPYGNIVIFGVEQMVKSVY; from the exons ATGGATATGATTGTTCAGATTTTGTTGAAAaac acaaTGGCTCAGACAGAATGCACTAGCTGCAATGATCTTCGAAATCAGCTTGGTTTGAAAGAGGAAGATATcaattcaatacaaaaaattaatagtagAGGCTTAATTCTGGCGGCCTGTTTTG GAGGAGCAGCTTTGGGGATTAGCTTTGTGTGCATACCATTTGTTCTTCCTGGATTTAGGAAATATTGTCTTCCATATGTTCCTGCAAGTAATgaacaa GTCACGAATGTGTTGAAAGGACTGAAGTTTTGTGACAGATCGAAAAGGCTTTTAGACATCGGGAGTGGTGACGGAAGGATA GTTATAGCTGCTGCCAGAGAAGGTTTCAACTCAGATGGAATCGAATTGAACACTGTCTTAGTTTATTATTCACGTTATTCTGCATTGAAGAATGGCTTGAAAGCCCGATTTTTCAAGAGAGATTTGTGGAAATTTGACTGCAGTCCTTATGGAAATATAGTCATTTTTGGGGTCGAACAAATG
- the LOC136039747 gene encoding ATP synthase subunit C lysine N-methyltransferase-like isoform X3, whose amino-acid sequence MTEAWTMAQTECTSCNDLRNQLGLKEEDINSIQKINSRGLILAACFGGAALGISFVCIPFVLPGFRKYCLPYVPASNEQVTNVLKGLKFCDRSKRLLDIGSGDGRIVIAAAREGFNSDGIELNTVLVYYSRYSALKNGLKARFFKRDLWKFDCSPYGNIVIFGVEQMMAPLEEKFTRELVRGTKIIACRFPLPNLTPIHTIGSGIDAVWLYEV is encoded by the exons acaaTGGCTCAGACAGAATGCACTAGCTGCAATGATCTTCGAAATCAGCTTGGTTTGAAAGAGGAAGATATcaattcaatacaaaaaattaatagtagAGGCTTAATTCTGGCGGCCTGTTTTG GAGGAGCAGCTTTGGGGATTAGCTTTGTGTGCATACCATTTGTTCTTCCTGGATTTAGGAAATATTGTCTTCCATATGTTCCTGCAAGTAATgaacaa GTCACGAATGTGTTGAAAGGACTGAAGTTTTGTGACAGATCGAAAAGGCTTTTAGACATCGGGAGTGGTGACGGAAGGATA GTTATAGCTGCTGCCAGAGAAGGTTTCAACTCAGATGGAATCGAATTGAACACTGTCTTAGTTTATTATTCACGTTATTCTGCATTGAAGAATGGCTTGAAAGCCCGATTTTTCAAGAGAGATTTGTGGAAATTTGACTGCAGTCCTTATGGAAATATAGTCATTTTTGGGGTCGAACAAATG ATGGCTCCACTAGAAGAGAAGTTTACTAGAGAGCTCGTGAGGGgaacaaaaataattgcatGTCGCTTTCCACTTCCTAACCTCACCCCAATCCATACTATTGGTAGTGGAATTGATGCTGTGTGGTTGTATGAAG
- the LOC136039747 gene encoding ATP synthase subunit C lysine N-methyltransferase-like isoform X2, with the protein MYYEMKTMAQTECTSCNDLRNQLGLKEEDINSIQKINSRGLILAACFGGAALGISFVCIPFVLPGFRKYCLPYVPASNEQVTNVLKGLKFCDRSKRLLDIGSGDGRIVIAAAREGFNSDGIELNTVLVYYSRYSALKNGLKARFFKRDLWKFDCSPYGNIVIFGVEQMMAPLEEKFTRELVRGTKIIACRFPLPNLTPIHTIGSGIDAVWLYEV; encoded by the exons acaaTGGCTCAGACAGAATGCACTAGCTGCAATGATCTTCGAAATCAGCTTGGTTTGAAAGAGGAAGATATcaattcaatacaaaaaattaatagtagAGGCTTAATTCTGGCGGCCTGTTTTG GAGGAGCAGCTTTGGGGATTAGCTTTGTGTGCATACCATTTGTTCTTCCTGGATTTAGGAAATATTGTCTTCCATATGTTCCTGCAAGTAATgaacaa GTCACGAATGTGTTGAAAGGACTGAAGTTTTGTGACAGATCGAAAAGGCTTTTAGACATCGGGAGTGGTGACGGAAGGATA GTTATAGCTGCTGCCAGAGAAGGTTTCAACTCAGATGGAATCGAATTGAACACTGTCTTAGTTTATTATTCACGTTATTCTGCATTGAAGAATGGCTTGAAAGCCCGATTTTTCAAGAGAGATTTGTGGAAATTTGACTGCAGTCCTTATGGAAATATAGTCATTTTTGGGGTCGAACAAATG ATGGCTCCACTAGAAGAGAAGTTTACTAGAGAGCTCGTGAGGGgaacaaaaataattgcatGTCGCTTTCCACTTCCTAACCTCACCCCAATCCATACTATTGGTAGTGGAATTGATGCTGTGTGGTTGTATGAAG
- the LOC136039747 gene encoding ATP synthase subunit C lysine N-methyltransferase-like isoform X4 gives MAQTECTSCNDLRNQLGLKEEDINSIQKINSRGLILAACFGGAALGISFVCIPFVLPGFRKYCLPYVPASNEQVTNVLKGLKFCDRSKRLLDIGSGDGRIVIAAAREGFNSDGIELNTVLVYYSRYSALKNGLKARFFKRDLWKFDCSPYGNIVIFGVEQMMAPLEEKFTRELVRGTKIIACRFPLPNLTPIHTIGSGIDAVWLYEV, from the exons aTGGCTCAGACAGAATGCACTAGCTGCAATGATCTTCGAAATCAGCTTGGTTTGAAAGAGGAAGATATcaattcaatacaaaaaattaatagtagAGGCTTAATTCTGGCGGCCTGTTTTG GAGGAGCAGCTTTGGGGATTAGCTTTGTGTGCATACCATTTGTTCTTCCTGGATTTAGGAAATATTGTCTTCCATATGTTCCTGCAAGTAATgaacaa GTCACGAATGTGTTGAAAGGACTGAAGTTTTGTGACAGATCGAAAAGGCTTTTAGACATCGGGAGTGGTGACGGAAGGATA GTTATAGCTGCTGCCAGAGAAGGTTTCAACTCAGATGGAATCGAATTGAACACTGTCTTAGTTTATTATTCACGTTATTCTGCATTGAAGAATGGCTTGAAAGCCCGATTTTTCAAGAGAGATTTGTGGAAATTTGACTGCAGTCCTTATGGAAATATAGTCATTTTTGGGGTCGAACAAATG ATGGCTCCACTAGAAGAGAAGTTTACTAGAGAGCTCGTGAGGGgaacaaaaataattgcatGTCGCTTTCCACTTCCTAACCTCACCCCAATCCATACTATTGGTAGTGGAATTGATGCTGTGTGGTTGTATGAAG